In Bremerella alba, one DNA window encodes the following:
- the pseF gene encoding pseudaminic acid cytidylyltransferase, with protein sequence MKIAIIPARGGSKRIPRKNIRLFAGKPIIGYSIETAIGSDLFDEVIVSTDDQEIADVANFFGAKTPFLRPKELSGDHTPTLPVIRHAIQHFETGAGNVHLACCIYPTAPFLSTENLTAGCRLLEHDRHAEFAFSVTSFCFPIFRSLKLEGDRVSMLWPEHEATRSQDLPEVFHDAGQFYWGTRDAFLHASGVYSAHAKGVVLPRHLVQDIDTEEDWVRAEQMFFAHLATLKGDDACS encoded by the coding sequence ATGAAAATCGCAATCATCCCCGCTCGAGGTGGCAGCAAACGAATCCCACGAAAGAATATTCGTCTTTTTGCCGGAAAGCCGATCATCGGATACTCGATTGAAACGGCGATTGGCAGCGATCTCTTTGATGAGGTAATCGTTTCGACGGACGATCAGGAAATAGCAGATGTCGCTAACTTCTTCGGTGCTAAGACCCCCTTTTTGCGACCGAAAGAACTTTCAGGCGATCACACGCCTACTCTTCCCGTGATTCGACACGCAATTCAACATTTTGAGACCGGAGCAGGTAACGTTCACTTGGCATGCTGTATTTATCCAACCGCTCCGTTTTTGAGTACGGAAAACCTAACCGCTGGCTGTCGCTTGTTAGAGCATGACCGACATGCCGAGTTCGCTTTTTCAGTGACGAGCTTTTGCTTTCCTATTTTTCGATCACTTAAACTCGAAGGCGATCGCGTTAGCATGTTATGGCCGGAGCACGAAGCAACCCGATCCCAAGATCTTCCTGAAGTATTCCACGATGCCGGGCAGTTTTACTGGGGCACGCGCGATGCCTTTCTTCATGCCAGCGGAGTGTATTCCGCGCACGCAAAGGGAGTTGTCCTACCGAGACATTTGGTGCAGGACATCGACACCGAAGAAGACTGGGTACGCGCCGAACAGATGTTTTTCGCACATCTCGCAACGCTGAAAGGAGACGACGCGTGCTCCTGA
- the pseG gene encoding UDP-2,4-diacetamido-2,4,6-trideoxy-beta-L-altropyranose hydrolase translates to MLLIRADASVTIGTGHIMRCLALAQAWRNRIGPVKFLCACIPDNLLKRLNDEAFEVVTSDTVPGSDDDLDRLLEIQDQEAATYLMVDGYQFDDNFQTHLSTSTARTLFLDDYGHCKRYDADWILNQNLGADSSFYDNRSERTKLLLGSSYALLRQEFLRLGGQSFYLNSPIENVLITLGGSDPQNLTLSVLTALTCLKCRPLKVRVVLGAGNPHSEEFSNIVDSIHEIEVLTNVYDMASLMRWADIAICSGGSTNWEFAYFGTPRVVLIQADNQVAATQELEKAGCVQLIDARKSLDLDRLMTQFYSLANSSSLIHKMSNANKLLVDGQGVNRILTQIYHGEVPL, encoded by the coding sequence GTGCTCCTGATCCGCGCAGATGCCAGCGTTACGATAGGAACAGGCCACATCATGCGATGCTTGGCACTTGCCCAGGCATGGCGAAATCGCATTGGTCCCGTAAAGTTCCTTTGCGCGTGTATACCCGACAATCTTTTGAAACGGCTGAACGACGAAGCGTTCGAAGTTGTTACTTCGGATACAGTGCCTGGAAGTGACGACGACCTAGATCGCTTACTGGAAATCCAAGATCAGGAAGCAGCAACTTACCTCATGGTCGACGGCTATCAATTTGATGACAATTTTCAAACACATTTGAGCACCAGCACAGCTCGCACCCTCTTTCTTGATGACTACGGACACTGCAAGCGATATGATGCGGATTGGATCTTGAATCAAAATTTGGGCGCCGACTCCAGCTTCTACGACAATCGCAGTGAACGTACAAAACTACTGCTTGGAAGCTCTTACGCACTACTTCGCCAAGAATTTCTTCGCTTAGGTGGCCAGTCGTTTTATTTGAACTCTCCCATTGAGAACGTACTAATCACCTTGGGTGGCAGTGACCCGCAAAACCTGACGTTGTCAGTTCTCACGGCATTAACTTGCCTCAAGTGCCGCCCTCTAAAAGTACGTGTAGTTCTTGGAGCAGGTAATCCTCACTCGGAAGAGTTTTCAAACATCGTCGATTCGATCCACGAAATCGAAGTTCTAACCAACGTTTACGACATGGCATCGCTTATGCGATGGGCAGACATCGCGATCTGTAGCGGCGGTAGTACAAACTGGGAATTTGCTTATTTTGGAACTCCCAGAGTTGTTTTAATCCAAGCCGACAATCAAGTGGCAGCGACGCAAGAATTAGAGAAAGCAGGCTGTGTTCAACTTATCGATGCTCGCAAGTCACTTGATCTAGACCGATTGATGACACAGTTCTACTCACTTGCGAATTCTTCTTCCTTGATTCACAAGATGTCTAATGCCAATAAGTTACTTGTGGATGGGCAAGGCGTTAATCGTATTTTGACGCAGATCTACCATGGTGAAGTGCCGCTTTGA
- the pseH gene encoding UDP-4-amino-4,6-dideoxy-N-acetyl-beta-L-altrosamine N-acetyltransferase, with protein MTSSTPRSIELVPLLQIVPETQDKVRHIRNEQGVRIWMFSDHIITESEHRAWLEGLQSNSKQIVFAILDDNQAPLGVVSINALDRVHLKSDWAFYLTGDSRGGMGAVIEFAFIDFAFQVLGLEKLNCEVLEGNNAVVTLHKKFAFAEEGFRRSNIKRDGERLGVHLLGLQQNEWNANKNLIYDKYKSLFDRFKVTIRWTSS; from the coding sequence ATGACCAGTTCGACTCCAAGATCCATTGAATTAGTTCCTTTGCTCCAAATCGTCCCGGAAACGCAGGATAAAGTAAGGCACATCCGAAACGAGCAAGGCGTAAGAATATGGATGTTTAGTGACCATATCATCACAGAATCAGAGCATCGCGCGTGGCTGGAAGGCCTACAGTCCAATTCCAAACAAATTGTTTTTGCCATTTTAGATGACAACCAGGCTCCATTAGGGGTCGTAAGTATCAACGCATTGGACCGGGTTCACCTAAAGTCGGATTGGGCATTTTATTTGACTGGGGATTCCAGAGGTGGAATGGGAGCTGTAATTGAATTTGCGTTCATTGACTTTGCGTTCCAGGTACTTGGGCTTGAGAAGTTGAACTGCGAAGTTCTCGAAGGGAACAATGCTGTTGTCACTCTTCACAAGAAGTTTGCGTTCGCTGAAGAAGGCTTTCGAAGATCCAACATCAAAAGAGATGGAGAACGCCTTGGGGTTCATCTCTTGGGACTTCAACAGAATGAATGGAATGCCAACAAGAATTTAATTTATGATAAGTACAAATCACTCTTTGACCGATTCAAGGTCACCATTCGCTGGACTTCTTCTTGA
- the pseI gene encoding pseudaminic acid synthase → MKSISKLLSNERDVSSGAYIIAELSANHHHRYERAEQLVHAAHQAGADAIKLQTYTADTMTIDCPNDVFQIGEGTIWKGRRLYDLYQEAYTPWDWQPKLKTLANDLGMECFSSPFDSSSIDFLEEMDVPCYKVASFELVDTGLLKKIARTGKPVIMSTGMAALGEIEEALATLRIAGSGPIALLKCTSSYPSPPEEMNLRTIPHMATAFGVPIGLSDHTLGIAVPVVAVAFGACIIEKHLTLSRDEPGPDSAFSLEPHEFKAMVEAVRVAEKSMGTVNYAPTSREHVSRTFRRSLFVVKDIKAGEPFTSENVRSIRPGHGLAPKWLDVVLESRASVALERGTPLQLHDVNFPGVLK, encoded by the coding sequence ATGAAATCAATTTCCAAATTACTGAGTAACGAACGCGATGTTTCCAGCGGCGCATACATCATCGCGGAATTGTCAGCAAACCATCATCATCGGTATGAGCGAGCCGAACAATTGGTGCACGCGGCTCATCAAGCAGGTGCGGATGCGATTAAGTTGCAAACTTATACCGCGGATACCATGACCATCGACTGCCCGAACGATGTGTTTCAGATTGGTGAAGGCACCATCTGGAAAGGGCGACGGCTATACGACCTTTACCAGGAAGCCTACACCCCCTGGGACTGGCAGCCGAAGCTCAAGACGCTTGCCAACGATCTGGGCATGGAGTGTTTCTCCTCGCCATTCGACAGCTCATCAATAGATTTTCTTGAAGAAATGGACGTCCCTTGCTACAAGGTCGCTTCTTTTGAGCTCGTGGATACCGGACTACTGAAAAAAATTGCCCGTACCGGGAAACCGGTCATCATGTCGACGGGCATGGCCGCGCTAGGGGAAATTGAAGAAGCCCTGGCAACGCTACGTATCGCAGGCTCTGGACCGATTGCTTTGCTGAAGTGTACCAGCAGCTATCCTTCCCCACCGGAAGAAATGAATCTGCGCACAATACCACATATGGCAACCGCATTTGGAGTACCGATCGGCTTGTCCGATCACACGCTGGGAATTGCCGTTCCGGTCGTCGCGGTAGCGTTTGGTGCCTGTATTATCGAGAAACATCTAACTCTGTCTCGTGATGAGCCAGGCCCCGATAGTGCTTTTTCTCTCGAACCTCATGAGTTCAAGGCAATGGTCGAGGCCGTCCGCGTCGCTGAGAAGTCAATGGGAACGGTAAATTATGCTCCTACTTCACGAGAGCATGTGAGCCGAACATTTCGCCGCTCTCTATTCGTCGTCAAAGACATAAAAGCAGGTGAACCATTTACCTCAGAGAACGTTCGATCAATTCGTCCGGGCCACGGACTCGCGCCGAAATGGCTGGATGTGGTTTTAGAGTCCAGAGCATCGGTCGCCCTAGAAAGAGGGACACCGCTTCAACTGCATGACGTGAACTTTCCGGGAGTACTAAAGTGA
- a CDS encoding glycosyltransferase family 2 protein has translation MVSVVIPVFNAELYLKRALESMLSQTLNEIEIICIDDGSTDDSLKILQEFQAVDDRLIVVSQANAGAATARNLAIEMARAEFVATLDADDYCSPHRLETQLEFLQRNPECVAVGSFAEIVDEYERSITVVTTPTEHSDLDTRAFKYGECAMCGPALMYRRSALIQVGGYREQYNFVEDFDLFFRLAEVGKLACLPDVLYYYRQLPTSICRTKKKEQRILIEKCIQETCQRRGLGLDKKASLPRFLPYEISTSRHYVNVAVQSILGGNPKTAQANAFRALQHQPWHPFPWAAFALSFMPSSVTRSLVQNVFGRDV, from the coding sequence ATGGTTAGCGTTGTCATCCCTGTTTTCAACGCCGAACTTTACTTGAAACGTGCCTTAGAAAGCATGTTGTCTCAGACGCTGAATGAAATCGAGATCATTTGCATCGATGATGGATCGACGGATGACAGCCTAAAGATATTGCAGGAATTCCAAGCTGTCGATGATCGTTTGATTGTGGTTTCCCAAGCAAACGCTGGAGCGGCGACTGCACGTAATCTTGCTATCGAAATGGCTCGGGCTGAATTTGTGGCAACTTTAGATGCCGATGACTATTGCTCACCTCATCGATTGGAAACGCAGCTTGAGTTTCTACAGCGCAATCCGGAGTGTGTCGCGGTGGGCTCATTTGCAGAAATTGTCGATGAATACGAACGATCAATCACTGTAGTCACGACCCCAACCGAGCATTCAGATCTTGATACTCGAGCGTTTAAGTATGGCGAATGTGCGATGTGCGGCCCGGCCCTAATGTATCGACGAAGTGCTCTTATCCAAGTCGGCGGCTACCGGGAACAGTATAATTTCGTAGAAGATTTTGATCTCTTCTTTCGGCTTGCAGAAGTTGGCAAATTAGCTTGTCTTCCAGATGTGCTTTACTACTACCGCCAATTGCCCACAAGCATCTGTCGGACGAAGAAAAAAGAGCAGCGTATTCTGATTGAAAAGTGTATCCAAGAGACATGCCAACGGCGCGGATTAGGCCTCGATAAGAAAGCGTCACTTCCGAGGTTTCTGCCGTATGAGATTTCCACCTCGCGACACTACGTAAATGTCGCCGTTCAATCCATTCTCGGAGGAAATCCTAAAACAGCCCAAGCGAATGCGTTTCGGGCTTTGCAACACCAGCCTTGGCATCCGTTTCCTTGGGCCGCTTTCGCATTGTCATTCATGCCAAGCAGCGTCACACGCTCCTTAGTACAGAACGTGTTCGGTCGGGATGTTTAG
- a CDS encoding glycosyltransferase: protein MDRPLKIAKVIPYPLQALRFGGPVVQAQVVCRELAARGHEVRVITTDIELPQDIRRNEWIENEGYHIYYASTSPHHRMPPYYTPSIRRPLREILDGTDVVQTNIGLTLTNDMVRKLTKRAGVPYVYNAEGALCPKRMQIKSFEKKLFRYFYENRIVREAAVCQAVSQYERDTLMQWGVSPERIAVIPNGFSLPPIDTREAKMGLRQQLGYTNDDIVILFMGRISPIKGIDLLLNAFDQISDEFPNAQLMIAGPDEGIQATLKKFVQKLGLEQRVRFSGLIGGEEKTKALQSADIFALTSHSEGLPNAVIEGLGYGLAMLLTLYCNVPEIEEYDAGYIADTNVGSIASRLRLLLGDDRKRLSCQENARRLAQDRFSLGKVINDLEKVYYSIAKHPDRTRSVLRSV, encoded by the coding sequence GTGGATCGTCCGTTAAAGATTGCCAAAGTTATCCCTTATCCGCTACAAGCACTTCGATTTGGTGGCCCAGTTGTTCAGGCACAAGTCGTATGCCGGGAGCTTGCTGCACGTGGACATGAAGTCCGTGTAATAACAACAGACATCGAGCTACCGCAAGACATCCGACGCAACGAATGGATCGAGAACGAAGGCTATCACATCTACTATGCATCGACCTCTCCGCACCATCGAATGCCCCCCTATTACACGCCAAGCATTCGCCGCCCTTTGCGCGAGATCCTTGATGGGACGGATGTTGTTCAAACCAATATTGGCCTCACGCTAACTAATGACATGGTAAGGAAACTGACCAAGCGGGCCGGCGTTCCCTACGTTTACAACGCCGAGGGGGCGCTGTGTCCCAAGCGAATGCAGATCAAATCGTTCGAGAAGAAACTCTTTCGATATTTCTATGAGAATCGGATTGTCCGAGAAGCGGCCGTTTGTCAGGCCGTCTCGCAATACGAACGCGACACGCTGATGCAGTGGGGCGTGTCTCCGGAACGAATCGCTGTGATTCCCAATGGATTCTCGTTGCCGCCGATCGATACCCGCGAAGCTAAAATGGGACTTCGCCAACAATTGGGATATACCAACGATGATATCGTAATTCTGTTCATGGGAAGGATATCACCGATTAAGGGAATCGACCTACTTCTCAATGCCTTCGATCAAATCAGCGATGAATTTCCGAATGCCCAATTGATGATTGCCGGGCCAGACGAAGGGATTCAGGCGACACTAAAAAAATTCGTGCAGAAGCTCGGACTTGAGCAACGCGTTCGATTCAGCGGCCTCATCGGCGGAGAAGAAAAAACAAAGGCTCTGCAGTCTGCGGATATTTTCGCGCTTACGAGTCATTCCGAAGGTTTACCCAACGCCGTGATTGAGGGGCTTGGATATGGTTTGGCGATGTTGTTAACGCTATATTGCAATGTGCCTGAAATCGAAGAATACGATGCCGGGTACATCGCCGATACGAACGTTGGCTCCATTGCGAGTCGCCTTCGCTTGCTGTTGGGCGACGATCGAAAAAGACTTTCATGTCAAGAAAATGCTCGTCGCCTTGCTCAGGATCGGTTTTCGCTGGGAAAAGTTATTAACGACCTGGAAAAGGTCTATTACAGCATCGCTAAACATCCCGACCGAACACGTTCTGTACTAAGGAGCGTGTGA
- a CDS encoding DUF1553 domain-containing protein, translating to MLLLVLRFIPVFCLLVVLILCGRTYAQRASSPQDFFEKSVSPILTTHCVTCHNDQTPKGGFSLSNSQAALRGGDSGESIVPGNPESSFLLDYITGDPPEMPKGGPSLSKQEITSIQQWIAEGASWPKGLRLEVKDDWWSLKTLKRPPVPELPHESQAWVRTPIDAFILAQLLEQDMTFSPEADSRTLVRRLYYDLIGLPPTPEDMRRWTLRLNDGDSGYQQLVEHLLASPHYGERWARHWLDVVKYADTCGYDKDKLRRNAWPYRDYVIRSLNDDKTYARFVEEQIAGDALFPGENDGILGLGFVAAGPWDFIGHVEVPASKIDGKNARNLDRDEMVSNTLNTFCSVTIQCARCHDHKFDPYTQQHYYGLQAVFAAVDRAERPYDTEPKVEKKRLQLTQEKQAVQKLQTNLQREMAADGGERLSELRAHIQSLRRQVTPRTTVPQHGYHSHIEKTADQTKWVQIDLGSPIEITKLVLHPCYDDYAGIGPGFGFPVRFRIEVANDAAFSDSQIIADETALDYPNPLLASYEVEMPVTARFVRITATKLAPRQNDFIFALSEVEVLDASSSNLARTAAVTSLDSIEAPIRWRQANLIDGYWPQAISDDASKKLFETKQSLTKLEARIENPERLTQKSELEKQVQAIDAQLKSLPTGKMVYAAATHFPPQGSFKPTKGESREVHVLHRGNVTAPRAEAFPGTLPLPGKEDFQFTLPTAHDESDRRAALAKWITARDHPLTWRSIVNRTWYYHFDQAIVGSPNDFGRMGQIPTHPQLLDWLAVEFRDHGQSFKHLHRLIVTSSVYRQSSRHHEVHATKDSSNQYLWRMNRRRLEAEEIRDSILSVSGMLDKSMGGPGFFAFKLEKEAHSPHYEYRKFDPRDPATHRRSIYRFIVRSQPDPFMTTLDCADSSQSTPKRSETLTALQALSMLNNPFQLVMAEEFAKRLQNEASTLPQQIDRGVQLTLGRKPTNFEQDKFAEFAQEHGLANLCRVLINQSEFIYLD from the coding sequence ATGTTGCTTCTAGTTCTTCGATTTATTCCAGTTTTCTGTCTTCTCGTAGTGCTAATTCTATGCGGCAGGACGTACGCTCAGAGAGCATCTTCGCCGCAAGATTTCTTCGAGAAATCGGTCTCTCCGATCCTTACAACTCACTGCGTCACATGCCACAACGACCAAACCCCGAAAGGAGGGTTTTCGCTATCGAACAGCCAAGCAGCCCTACGCGGGGGGGACAGTGGTGAGTCGATTGTTCCTGGTAATCCTGAATCAAGTTTTCTGCTCGATTACATCACAGGCGATCCACCCGAGATGCCCAAAGGCGGCCCATCACTATCGAAGCAAGAGATTACCAGCATTCAACAATGGATTGCCGAGGGAGCCTCGTGGCCCAAAGGGCTTCGGTTAGAAGTCAAAGACGACTGGTGGTCTCTAAAAACGCTCAAGAGACCACCAGTTCCAGAACTTCCGCACGAATCGCAAGCTTGGGTGAGAACCCCTATCGACGCGTTCATCTTGGCGCAACTGCTCGAACAAGACATGACTTTTTCCCCGGAGGCAGACTCAAGAACGCTTGTGCGTCGTTTGTACTACGATCTGATTGGCCTTCCACCAACCCCTGAGGATATGCGCCGATGGACTTTGAGACTCAATGACGGAGATAGTGGTTATCAACAGTTAGTCGAGCACCTATTGGCCTCTCCTCACTACGGCGAACGCTGGGCAAGACACTGGCTAGATGTCGTGAAATACGCGGACACTTGCGGTTACGACAAGGACAAGCTTCGCCGAAACGCATGGCCCTATCGCGACTACGTTATCCGGTCGCTGAACGACGATAAGACGTACGCACGCTTCGTTGAAGAACAAATCGCTGGCGATGCCCTTTTTCCCGGCGAGAACGATGGCATTCTGGGACTGGGTTTTGTCGCGGCTGGTCCCTGGGATTTTATTGGTCACGTCGAGGTGCCTGCCAGCAAGATCGATGGTAAAAATGCTCGCAATCTCGATCGCGATGAGATGGTCTCCAATACGCTCAATACTTTCTGCAGCGTGACTATTCAGTGTGCCCGATGCCACGATCACAAGTTCGATCCGTACACCCAGCAGCACTACTACGGTCTGCAAGCTGTTTTCGCAGCCGTTGATCGGGCCGAACGTCCATACGACACAGAACCCAAGGTAGAGAAAAAGCGATTGCAGCTTACTCAAGAGAAGCAAGCCGTCCAGAAACTACAAACCAACCTACAACGAGAAATGGCTGCGGACGGAGGTGAACGCCTCTCCGAATTGCGTGCTCATATTCAATCGCTCAGACGACAAGTAACGCCGCGAACAACCGTGCCACAACATGGCTACCACAGTCATATCGAAAAGACGGCCGATCAAACGAAATGGGTGCAAATTGATTTAGGTAGTCCTATCGAGATTACCAAGCTCGTCTTGCACCCCTGCTATGACGACTACGCAGGCATCGGCCCCGGTTTCGGCTTTCCTGTACGATTTAGGATCGAAGTAGCAAATGATGCCGCTTTTAGCGATTCTCAAATAATTGCCGATGAAACCGCCCTGGACTATCCCAATCCACTCTTGGCGAGCTATGAAGTAGAAATGCCCGTCACGGCAAGATTTGTTCGCATCACGGCGACTAAGCTTGCCCCGCGCCAGAACGATTTCATCTTCGCGCTCTCCGAAGTGGAAGTGCTTGATGCGAGCAGCTCAAACTTAGCTCGAACCGCAGCGGTTACATCGTTAGATTCCATCGAAGCCCCGATTCGATGGCGACAGGCAAACCTAATCGATGGTTATTGGCCGCAAGCAATTTCTGACGATGCCTCGAAAAAGCTGTTTGAAACAAAACAATCTCTCACCAAGCTTGAGGCACGAATCGAAAATCCAGAACGCCTTACGCAGAAGTCGGAGCTTGAAAAGCAAGTTCAAGCGATCGATGCCCAGTTAAAATCGTTACCCACCGGTAAGATGGTTTACGCAGCGGCCACGCACTTTCCCCCGCAAGGTTCGTTTAAACCTACCAAAGGTGAGTCGCGCGAAGTTCATGTTTTACATCGCGGAAACGTAACCGCCCCTCGTGCGGAAGCTTTTCCAGGTACCTTGCCGTTACCTGGAAAAGAGGACTTTCAATTCACTCTTCCGACGGCCCACGACGAATCGGATCGCCGCGCGGCACTGGCCAAGTGGATTACGGCCCGCGATCATCCGTTAACCTGGAGAAGCATCGTCAATCGAACATGGTATTACCATTTCGACCAGGCCATTGTCGGATCCCCCAACGACTTCGGACGCATGGGACAAATACCAACGCATCCACAATTGCTCGATTGGCTTGCCGTCGAGTTTCGAGACCATGGTCAGTCCTTCAAGCATTTGCATCGACTAATCGTCACTAGTAGCGTTTATCGCCAGTCGTCCCGACACCATGAAGTGCACGCAACCAAAGACAGCAGCAATCAATACCTATGGCGAATGAACCGTCGACGATTAGAGGCCGAAGAAATTCGTGATTCGATTCTTTCGGTAAGCGGAATGCTGGACAAGTCGATGGGTGGACCGGGGTTCTTTGCCTTTAAGCTCGAAAAAGAAGCCCATTCTCCTCACTACGAATACCGCAAATTCGATCCTCGCGATCCTGCAACTCATCGACGTAGCATCTATCGATTCATCGTCCGTTCACAGCCGGATCCCTTTATGACCACGCTCGACTGCGCCGATTCATCACAAAGCACCCCTAAGCGGAGCGAAACACTTACGGCGCTTCAAGCTCTGTCCATGCTGAACAATCCATTTCAGTTAGTCATGGCAGAAGAGTTTGCTAAGCGACTTCAGAACGAAGCTTCAACGCTCCCCCAACAGATCGATCGTGGCGTCCAATTGACACTCGGCCGTAAACCAACCAACTTCGAGCAAGATAAGTTCGCCGAATTTGCTCAGGAGCATGGGCTCGCCAATTTATGCCGTGTGCTCATCAATCAAAGCGAATTCATTTACCTCGATTAA
- a CDS encoding DUF1501 domain-containing protein, producing MFPSRREFLQQNAWGFGALALSSLLLQDEASARDGQDGVLPTLHHPPKAKRVIQLFMSGAASPIDTFDHKPQLEKHHGEESDFGEHVEAFQNGLGPWMKSPFKFRSHGQSGKKLSEVVAPLGTCVDDIAFIHNMVGKSGVHSQATYLQATGFDTPGFPGMGAWVSYGLGGISDNLPAFVVLPDHRGFASNGPKNWGSAFLPASTQGTAIFPQRVNPIEDLTPNSSYTSNMGDDASLQLLEQINGRYQEQRPGDSRLEARIRSYELAAKMQLSAPQALDISNEPNHILKMYGLDRMGAEYPSEINAPEEIEYFGRKCLIARRLIERGVRFIQIWSGNDNGFPRRNWDSHEDIRRDHGPLATGMAVGTAALIQDLKQRGLLDDTIILWTTEFGRMPSTQGSKGRDHNPYVFTNWLCGGGIKPGITHGQSDQWGYKPLDRNLPTHVYDIHATILHLLGINHEKLTVRHNGIDRRLTDVHGHVIRDIIA from the coding sequence ATGTTTCCTTCCCGACGCGAATTCTTGCAGCAAAACGCCTGGGGCTTTGGCGCACTTGCTTTATCGTCGCTGTTGTTACAAGACGAAGCGAGTGCTCGCGATGGACAGGATGGCGTACTTCCGACACTTCATCACCCACCCAAAGCGAAACGTGTTATCCAGCTATTCATGAGCGGAGCGGCAAGTCCGATCGATACATTCGATCACAAGCCGCAACTCGAGAAGCACCATGGCGAAGAATCTGATTTTGGCGAGCACGTCGAGGCCTTTCAAAATGGCCTCGGGCCGTGGATGAAGTCTCCCTTCAAGTTCAGGTCCCACGGTCAGTCAGGCAAGAAGCTCAGCGAGGTCGTCGCACCTCTGGGAACATGCGTTGATGACATCGCTTTTATTCATAACATGGTCGGCAAGAGTGGCGTGCATTCTCAGGCAACCTATCTGCAAGCAACCGGTTTCGACACACCAGGATTCCCAGGTATGGGCGCTTGGGTCAGCTATGGACTGGGAGGCATCAGCGATAACTTGCCGGCGTTCGTGGTGCTTCCCGATCACCGTGGCTTTGCCAGCAATGGCCCTAAAAATTGGGGGAGCGCTTTTCTGCCGGCAAGCACCCAAGGCACCGCGATCTTCCCACAGCGTGTGAACCCGATTGAAGATTTGACACCGAATTCTTCGTACACTTCCAATATGGGTGACGACGCCAGCCTGCAACTTCTCGAGCAAATCAATGGACGCTATCAAGAGCAGCGTCCTGGCGATTCAAGGTTGGAAGCTCGTATCCGAAGCTATGAACTAGCGGCGAAGATGCAACTGAGCGCTCCTCAGGCTTTGGATATCTCGAACGAACCAAACCACATCCTCAAGATGTACGGGCTCGACCGGATGGGAGCAGAGTATCCTTCCGAGATCAACGCCCCAGAAGAAATTGAATACTTCGGCCGCAAGTGTCTTATCGCGCGACGTCTGATTGAGCGTGGCGTTCGATTCATCCAAATTTGGTCTGGGAACGACAACGGTTTCCCTCGTCGCAATTGGGATAGCCACGAGGATATCCGTCGAGACCATGGCCCTTTGGCCACTGGCATGGCGGTCGGTACCGCCGCACTTATCCAAGATCTTAAGCAACGTGGATTGCTCGACGACACGATTATCCTCTGGACGACCGAATTTGGCAGGATGCCTTCGACCCAGGGAAGTAAGGGACGCGATCACAATCCGTACGTTTTCACCAATTGGCTGTGCGGTGGTGGTATCAAGCCAGGCATCACTCACGGCCAATCAGACCAATGGGGATACAAGCCACTCGACCGCAATCTCCCCACCCATGTCTATGATATCCATGCGACGATACTTCACTTATTGGGGATCAATCACGAGAAACTAACCGTCCGCCACAACGGCATCGATCGCCGATTAACGGACGTTCATGGACATGTCATTCGCGATATCATAGCGTAG